Proteins from one Nomia melanderi isolate GNS246 chromosome 3, iyNomMela1, whole genome shotgun sequence genomic window:
- the tmod gene encoding tropomodulin isoform X6 yields MTTAAKLYGKDLSEYDDVDVDDLLAQLTPEEINILAKEVDPDDSFMPPSQRCSYECDKSPTGPLNRKKLIEHINKQALETPDIPELKPYVPGVIRGKKWIPPPQETIKEKEADEQIAIDLGEEYEQALSNATQEEIIDLAAILGFHSMMNQDQYHASLLNSGQPVGLGWDGVTKASQPKPYPMEPPNDTDVDATIKQVREDDASLIDLNWNNIKNISDEKFIQLFEGLEMNTHLESLSLTNVGVTDKTAQRLAEALEKNSTLRVLNVETNFISPSVIVRLIKGLLKTKSIEEFRCSNQRSQVLGNKIEMEITQLVEQNPTLLRLGLHLEFNDARHRVAAHLQRNIDRILRVARAKVESGTPSKNFIIPVGNLKDRT; encoded by the exons ATGACAACCGCAGCGAAATTATACGGCAAAGATTTGAGTGAATACGATGATGTGGATGTGGATGACTTATTGGCACAGCTTACTCcagaagaaattaatatattggCTAAGGAGGTGGATCCTGAT GACAGTTTTATGCCACCTTCTCAACGTTGTAGTTACGAATGTGATAAGAGTCCAACAGGTCCTCTCAATCGAAAGAAACTTATTGAACACATTAATAAGCAAGCTCTGGAGACACCAGATATACCAGAATTAAAGCCTTATGTACCTGGTGTAATAAGAGGCAAAAAG tgGATCCCACCTCCTCAAGAgactataaaagaaaaagaagcagaCGAACAAATTGCTATTGATCTTGGAGAAGAATATGAGCAAGCATTATCTAATGCTACTCAAGAAGAAATTATTGATCTTGCTG CTATCCTCGGATTCCATTCCATGATGAATCAAGACCAGTATCATGCCTCCTTATTAAATTCTGGTCAGCCTGTTGGTTTAGGTTGGGATGGAGTTACAAAAGCTAGTCAACCAAAACCTTACCCAATGGAACCACCTAACGATACAGACGTTGATGCTACAATCAAACAAGTTCGAGAAGATGATGCATCATTGATTGATTTAaattggaataatattaaa AATATATCCGACGAAAAGTTTATTCAACTGTTTGAAGGATTGGAGATGAATACACATCTCGAATCTTTAAGTTTAACAAACGTGGGAGTCACTGATAAGACTGCACAAAGGTTGGCAGAAGCCTTAGAGAAAAATTCTACACTCAGAGTACTCAA CGTGGAAACAAACTTTATAAGCCCGTCTGTGATAGTGAGGCTCATTAAGGGACTCCTTAAAACAAAATCAATAGAAGAATTTCGATGTTCCAATCag AGGTCACAAGTGTtgggaaataaaattgaaatggaaattacACAGTTGGTAGAACAGAATCCAACATTGCTTCGACTTGGTCTTCATTTGGAATTCAATGATGCTAGACATCGTGTGGCTGCTCACCTGCAACGCAACATTGATAGGA ttttacgtGTGGCACGCGCTAAGGTAGAGAGCGGTACACCctcaaaaaatttcataatcCCCGTAGGCAACTTAAAAGACAGAACGTAA
- the tmod gene encoding tropomodulin isoform X5 — protein MATTQVFQDWDSPLSSMTRTSTTRKTTTTTTTRRETSASTKTTTMTTAAKLYGKDLSEYDDVDVDDLLAQLTPEEINILAKEVDPDDSFMPPSQRCSYECDKSPTGPLNRKKLIEHINKQALETPDIPELKPYVPGVIRGKKWIPPPQETIKEKEADEQIAIDLGEEYEQALSNATQEEIIDLAAILGFHSMMNQDQYHASLLNSGQPVGLGWDGVTKASQPKPYPMEPPNDTDVDATIKQVREDDASLIDLNWNNIKNISDEKFIQLFEGLEMNTHLESLSLTNVGVTDKTAQRLAEALEKNSTLRVLNVETNFISPSVIVRLIKGLLKTKSIEEFRCSNQRSQVLGNKIEMEITQLVEQNPTLLRLGLHLEFNDARHRVAAHLQRNIDRILRVARAKVESGTPSKNFIIPVGNLKDRT, from the exons ACGTCCGCATCAACCAAAACTACCACCATGACAACCGCAGCGAAATTATACGGCAAAGATTTGAGTGAATACGATGATGTGGATGTGGATGACTTATTGGCACAGCTTACTCcagaagaaattaatatattggCTAAGGAGGTGGATCCTGAT GACAGTTTTATGCCACCTTCTCAACGTTGTAGTTACGAATGTGATAAGAGTCCAACAGGTCCTCTCAATCGAAAGAAACTTATTGAACACATTAATAAGCAAGCTCTGGAGACACCAGATATACCAGAATTAAAGCCTTATGTACCTGGTGTAATAAGAGGCAAAAAG tgGATCCCACCTCCTCAAGAgactataaaagaaaaagaagcagaCGAACAAATTGCTATTGATCTTGGAGAAGAATATGAGCAAGCATTATCTAATGCTACTCAAGAAGAAATTATTGATCTTGCTG CTATCCTCGGATTCCATTCCATGATGAATCAAGACCAGTATCATGCCTCCTTATTAAATTCTGGTCAGCCTGTTGGTTTAGGTTGGGATGGAGTTACAAAAGCTAGTCAACCAAAACCTTACCCAATGGAACCACCTAACGATACAGACGTTGATGCTACAATCAAACAAGTTCGAGAAGATGATGCATCATTGATTGATTTAaattggaataatattaaa AATATATCCGACGAAAAGTTTATTCAACTGTTTGAAGGATTGGAGATGAATACACATCTCGAATCTTTAAGTTTAACAAACGTGGGAGTCACTGATAAGACTGCACAAAGGTTGGCAGAAGCCTTAGAGAAAAATTCTACACTCAGAGTACTCAA CGTGGAAACAAACTTTATAAGCCCGTCTGTGATAGTGAGGCTCATTAAGGGACTCCTTAAAACAAAATCAATAGAAGAATTTCGATGTTCCAATCag AGGTCACAAGTGTtgggaaataaaattgaaatggaaattacACAGTTGGTAGAACAGAATCCAACATTGCTTCGACTTGGTCTTCATTTGGAATTCAATGATGCTAGACATCGTGTGGCTGCTCACCTGCAACGCAACATTGATAGGA ttttacgtGTGGCACGCGCTAAGGTAGAGAGCGGTACACCctcaaaaaatttcataatcCCCGTAGGCAACTTAAAAGACAGAACGTAA